Genomic DNA from Nicotiana tabacum cultivar K326 chromosome 21, ASM71507v2, whole genome shotgun sequence:
TTATCCTGTTTTCCCAACAGTTGTCGAGTGGGAGGGACTACCTAAGTTTCTACCATAGACGTTGGACGTAGGAGTCCAATATTGTTGTAGAAATCAAGCAAGTGATCTTATTGATGATAGGGATGAAATACCATAAATGTGTGTCAACTGGGCCTAGATTACGATGCCTTCGGTCCGGAAGGGTGCGTACAAGATgtcgacgaagaagatgaagacattGATAATGAAATAGTGCCAGACAGTGACGATAATGGCGAATgaaaattgttatttatttcttGGGGAATATTTTAAATTGTTGTATTGAATCTTTAATGCTAAATATCAATTAGATTTAACCCTATtgcaaacataattttatttcagaAATTTTGCAAACTGAACCTTTACAGATATTTAgtacaacaaaaatattgtaataaaATACTATGTTTATCCTTGATAATTGGGCACATTGGATGAACTGCCACCTGGAGCTGAATTACCACCGCttcccaaaccagctgaaggacatttatggCGATCGTGTCCTGTTTGGGAATATATGCCACATTTACACGCATAAACAGTAttaccaacatccatttggttccgtatccGCGTTCTTTTTTGTACTTGCCGATGACGCGCataatccttgttacacaccattttaaatggttctggcagccaataatgctcagcacccactagttgcaactgtccactataggtgtttatgtatgcagcaacactatattctttatcaacgtaccTCATTATCGCGAAACCTGTAtattgaaagcacttcatggTATGTGAGAATGGAAAGTGATAGATTGACCATATTCCACATGAGCATAATCTTCTTGATTCATTGacggtgtgtgtattattcccGCGGTTTTGATGCAGACCAGtgcaaacttcaaaaatatttcgctcgcTGCAATACTGCAAAAATGTATGCCACTGTGCTCGcttcctatatttctcaaatcgtttcattggttgtggcataaattcaacaccactttccatcaatgacgatgtacctctagatctttcaacaaacctctccagCATCTGgttgaatgacatccgcaccatggcagtgacaggcaatccacgtgcAAACTTCAACAACCcattgaaagactctgacacatttaTAGTCAAAATTTCCCATCTTCTACTACCATCCttatgcaaagtccacttgtcaagctcatgtcgcatcaaccaacgataggcttCTAGGTCTTCCTGCCTAATCAATTTCATTCGCCTCCTAAATTTATACTCTTGGTGATTTGTTGCAgtcatccacattaaatcatatAAGTTCTTGTTCAGATGAGCCCTTTGGAAGTTGGACTTCAAGTGCCTAACATGGTAATggtggtaggcatacggttcattccatgcacgcaaattctgtacagaacttaaaatactaccatgccgatcagatattagacaaatacttgAATGTTGTCtgacaacgtgctccttcaagtTGTTCAAAAATAATGTCCATGTCTCTTgtctttcattggcacaaatagcaaatgcGAGGGGAAATAtgcttccattagcatctactgcaacggcgatcaacaacttaatatcatactttccatagacatgagtgtcgtctatggatattaccgacTGACAATGCACAAAATCATCAATGGCTAGTTTAAATGCCCAAAACACATATCTGAATATGAATTCTTGTATTTcgggactccgctcaagctttcattcaacaacagtcccggggttaaagtgttacaatgcagccatgtacctgggtagagcggCAAAGGACTTATCGCAGTTACCATAAACAATCTCAAACGCACGTttacgcccgagaaatgcctttcttttggtaatgatACATTCATATACCTGGTAGacagatgttatacactctttaatcttgtaccttatggacgatTCAATGTGTGgtatcaagacaagagaaatcaagtcaacattcaagttagAATGATTCCCACAGAATGTGTTCATTTCACAagtgtgggtgccaatgtatttcccCACAATTCACATATTTGTTTTCAACTTTCCCGCACACAGCATCCATGTACAACCTTGAAACCATCTAcgacaaataaccttgtatacttctggagatgactcatgaaccacgatctcacgacactcttttatgctGTACATTCGCATCACCCTGCTTAGGCGCGATTTATCAACAAAAAGCATATTCTTTGACAGCAATGTtggtctagattcatcccacattatTGTCCGAATGTTGTCAAGATACTTTGTGAGGGCATCCAAATCCGGCATACTGGGCAACTAATCAAGGTagaaaatctcccttgaatgaaatggCACATGAGACTTGTACACTCtgggtctaacgggaggtggagtcTGCATATATGGAGCATGCTCATTGGTGGCATCATGCCCTCTCATCAAATCAGGTTCATcattctcatcatcatcatcatcatcatcatcatcaccctcatcgaggaagggtgtgtcatctccaaactcatcagcattgttgtcataatcactatcatcttcctgactcttcGCACTTaccagatcccgattaaatatatCGTCTTTGGGAAATTGAGTAAGGATAggaccttcaagttgctcgttttcactgcacaactaataaaataatgagtttctcaaattcatccaAACATTACATATAAACTTTATCACTTAACTTACAAATCACAATCTGTTGATATCCCATTATGCACATTATCCTGTTgttgatgactcccggatggaccaccatgatccaacacaccaaaactaggcatattTCAACTGtccgttggttcataacttgtaaaatttatATCTGGTTGGTACCCCctttggaatatatgagtgttaatacaaatataatacaTAAAAAAAACATCGTAATataaaggaaaattaaaatttaCCACTCGGCTTGTGAATTATGTAAAGTTGGGAAGAAATTATGTCATCGTTCatcattcgcccgtggagataagtttagatctggccaaactctttcaaacaGGACCTGTTCggataaaactgctccaaaaaaaTCACCCGATGATTGAGGGTTATCCCTATTTCGCGGAACCTCAATATTGCGAACatcttcagccttgacgtacatttccaacatttttatcataATAAGTTCTCggtgttcatccggagtcctcaaaaaatctgtcagagtttcatcatcttcgatgttaaattcagcataacaagcaaccccttgcggagtaacagaatatggatatcttccggttactttaatattaactgaacgtttcctcacactcatttttttttacataacaacgatatcaatctATCATACttcattgtaagtggcaacttaacatgacattgtggagaacaactatagcgtactgagttattctccaccacAACCTCACACCTCACTCCAATATAATGCAACCCTAATTTTTCGCTCTtcggacattatgacaaaatgcaaaataagttAAGCAAACAAATATTTCGGAAGACCTGAAGGATCCTGAATGGATTTTTAGCGAAATTCTGAAACTCCTTAAATAAGCAAAAAATCAGTTCAAGGGTACAATAATTGAGGGTATAGCGCATGCATAATACGCACTATATATGTAGCGCGTATCATGCATGCGCTATACCCTCAATTATTGGTGGGTAGTAAAGTTCAGATCAATTATTGGTGGGACAGTAAAGTTTACATATAGCGCATGCAACCCATGCGCTATATCTTAACGGACAAACGTGTCGTTAAGTTGTAGTGCATTGAAGAAAATGCGTTATATATAAATTGGTCCTCGGTTATTTTTTTCGCCTATTTTTGTGCTTTGTCCAAAAAAGCTAACACTTTGGTTCCGGACTTCTGCTTTCACGATCAGTGCCAATAGCTCATGTCATGGATTCAACCATTTGCTAATCCTGGTAGGTTCGATTCAATATGCATGTGTTTGCGTATAATAAAAACATTCTACTCCGTCGTTTGCCAATTTTCGGGTTGGCAACGGTTCTACTCTCTAATCTTATGGATGAGCAGGCTTCGCTCCACTATTCTAGCTTCTGCTTTTTCAATCAGCTTAGCTTATTGTCTTAACTTGGATTTGGTAAcagaactcttcttcttttttgcgCCTTTTTCCCCctttataaaaataaatagaagatGAGCTTATAAATTGCTTCTTATGTTTTACgacaaataaaattatataaGATTTGCCAAGAAAAATTGGTCTTTGACCTTCTACAATGTTAGCGCACGGTTTACAACATAGGCTAAACCCCAACGCAGCATCAATAACAAAAGAACATACATGCATTTGTCTAGAAATGTAGCACCTAAAACCTGGAAAATGATCCTGATACCAAAAAAGGGCACTTGAAAAAACAAGTGACTCCCaattccttgtaatgtcattGAAGTTAGTGACAATGAATACACTATTTCACATTCAAAAGAGCAGTCCTTTTAAAAGGTTAGAAAAAACCTGTACTTTAACATTGGAAAATGGAAAGAATACATGCTATCATGGTTGCACGGTATTTCTAATACtgacttttaataaaagaaaaattctgTAACAAGAGAAGTAAAATATGAAGGAAGTTTGATGGAATGCCTCTGAATAATGAGCTAACCCCACCATATGTATATGCAAAAGAAATGAATGAGATGGTATGTAATTCGACTATAAAACAGATGCAGCTGATTCCGACAAAGACACGAAACCGACCAACCCAATtgtgagaaaataaaaaagaagctatGGCTAAGTATCAAGAATACCAAAACGTGGGACTTGTATATGCTGACCCTTGAGGAAGATAGGAACACCAGGACCTCGGCATTTCTTGTTTAGAGCACCAGGTCAGACCCACAAGGAAAGAGATGAACCAGGAACCTTGTTTTCTTCAGTAAATTACAGGAACATTCCCTCCCAACCAATGTACAGCATCAGTAACATCAAATTCAGTCCTAAGTGGAAGGCCCTCAACTCCCGAGCAATCACCATGACCCACCCCCTCCATCCCAAAACAAAATAACCCCGCCGACGGTGCTGGCACATGTGTCTGACAACTTGAATGCAAATTTCTTCCGTTGTCAGAAAATGGCAATGACTTGACACATGAATGCAATCTCGGATCTCAACTCGACACAACTACATGCATGCAGGGACatgacaaaaaagaagaaaaagtatgTATCAAGTACCCACAGCTTTAAACTGAAATGGCACGACTAATCGCCATCTGGGCCCACTCAGCAGATTCCTTAATCAAATGGTCATCCGACGACAAGCATTCATTCAAAAAATCTTTGCTTGATACTGATTGTTGAATTAAAGAACCAGCATTACTGCCCAGAGTATCCGCTAAATCTCCCAGAACTCCAATAGCAGTCTTCATTACCACATCATCCCTGAAATTCAGGAGAAGAAAGGGGGTAAATCTAGGAAATCAGAACATCAATGACCTTCATAGatagaggaaaagagaaaagtaGAAGCGATCAAGCAATACTTACATGTCTTTCTCCATGTAAATACTATCCAGGAATTGAAGGATATGAGGTGCATAGGGAATCAACAGTTGAGTTTTAGGTGAATTCTTGAAGCCCTGAAATATAGCGGAATAAGCCTCCAAGATTCCATTTCTTAGAAGATTCGTGTATTCTATCATATCATCATCAGCACCAGATGTGTGGGCTGACAGCTCTGCAGCACTCTGGAGCATAGGCATTGAATACATCAAGTACTTCTCAAAATTCTCTCCTATCGCCAAGGCTATGTCACCAAAGCACGAAAATATTGGTGGCTTTACAGAGCGGTGTAGCTGGTTACTTGATAGGTCCTTGAGAAGCTGTGTCATTATACCATCACAATAAGGTAATATCCTATCCTCCAATGCTCTGCATACATCACCCACAACACCAATTGTGACCGCACAGACTTGGTACTCCTCGAAATTCTGAAGACCCATTTCCAGGTACTTGTAAAATTCAGGCATGTACTTGGCAAAGTCAGCACCAGTTGTATAGGCAAGTGCTCCAATGGCAAGCATGGCTTCCTCATGCACAGTAGCACTTCTACATGCAAAGACCTTGAGGAAAAGGCTCATGATCTGATCAGCATACTGCAAGAAAACATACTTTGTCGGCTCTGATGCCCCCAACTTCTGAATAAGAACCTGTAAGCATCCACACAAAAGACCTTGCAACTCACTCTGCTTTTCTCTTTCATCAGATGAAAGCTTCTGAGCCTCAAGACTCTGGTGGAGCTCCATCATAATGACAGGAACTAGTTGCAAAACCATGGGAGCTGTTTCATCTGTTGAACACCTCACGACTTCATTCAGTGCCTCATATGCAGCAGTCCTAAGTCGTGACTCACCAGCATCTTCTCTGTGCGTCACTGTGAGAAGTGATTGCACGATTTCCGGGAAAAAAGGTGTCAAGGGAGATGATGCACCCACATCCCCATACCCTTGGGAAAGAAAATAGAGAGCACCACAGGCTTTTTCAGCAACATTTGGAGCATCCTTCATGCTCTGAAGTAGAACTGTAATGATCTGTTGACAGTTTGCTGGAGTAATAATGGGTATCTCCACTGTTGAACCATGAAGAAATTCAAATATTCTTCCAAGGGTCCATGCTGTAGTGTCCTTCACATGGCTATTGGGATCCTTCGTCAATGCAGTAAGCATGAAACTTAGAGCAACATTAACAATAGGTGTTAGCTTATCAGGTGAAGGACCTTCCAAAATGGAACCAAAGGCATAAGTGGCAGCCTCTCTTTGCCTCCAGTCAGGCTTTGTAATATTCTCTTCAATGAATGGCATAACAAGAGGGACAATGTCATCTCCTACAGTCCTTGAGACCAGACCAAGGCAAGTGCCTCCGGCCATTGCAAGATTCCAAGCACCTTCATCCTGATCCTGATCTTCTTCTTGCTTAAGAAGTGTCTCCAATAGCATAGGGACAAGTGCAGGGAGAGCCTGCTTGATGAAATTATAGCAAGGAACATCAGAATCTGCAGTAAACTCACCCCCATAATCTTCTAAAATATCAATCTCCTCATCACAGATCGAGCTCCAGAATTCAATGGCTTGAAGAGCAACAGGCTCCTCATCCTCTCTAACAGCTTTTGCTGTAATGCTAAAGATGTCTTGAATATAAGGAGCTAATTTCTCATAGTAAGTTGATGAAATCGAGACTAAACATTCAAAAGCAGCCTGCCGAATTTTGACTTCAGGAGACAGAGTGGCCTGACAGACAACTCTCATAATAAAGTCGCGCTCCATATCATTGTTGAAATTTGCCTGAGCAAAACCAAGTGCATTATATAGTGCTCGGGTAGCAGCAAGCCTCACATCGTTGTTCCCTTCTTCAGCATTCATACCCTGAACTACAGCTGTAAGGATTTTATTCACTTGATCCTGCTCCAGAACATCAAGAGAAACTTCTTCACATAAATACCCTAGTGTCTCCAAAGTAGCTTGCCTGACATGAGCAGGGAGCTGTTGATTTGACAAGAGTGACCCGATCAGCTCAGGCCACTGCTTCTGAGGCAGCTCAATGCCAGCAACCTTGGCAATGACTTGTGAAGCAGTTGAACGAGCATCAGGTGCAGGAGAAGAGAGGGTCTGTAACAAGCATGTTTTAATTTGGGTCTTCACAGTCACATCAAGTGATAGCCATCTTTTGACAAGTTCATATTTCCTGTGTTGTTCCTTGGCATCCAAAGCATTCTTCAATATTAAACCTGCCAACTTGCGACTATCAACTGGCTTATCCTCACTAGCCAGCTCTCCAGACAGAGACAACAGAAAACCAGGAAGATTTTGCTCCTGAAACTGCTTCAATGTTTCTTCTGCATGTTTTCGCGCTGTTGAATCAACTGATTGTGCATTTAGAAGGAGCTGAGTAACTTCCATTGCCATATTGTTCCTGCCAACACATGAGATATCCCGTATGTATAAGATATATAAGAATGAACTTGAAGTAGTGCTATCATTAAGGGATTGCTTGGTTTAAGGTACTAAACAAATAATATTGGTATTGGTATAAAAATCTTATTTATTCCACATTTGGTTGTCATTTGCATGTCCTACATAGATAAGACCGTGTAACTTAACAGTAAGTCAGTAATCACTGTACCCTCCCGTAGTTTGTTGTTAAACTAGTTCAAATGATAACATAAGCATATGTGTTTGTCCATCTTAAATTACTATTACGCCGTTTCATAAGATGCTTAAATAAATCCTTGCATCATGATGAAGAGAAGAgagctttctcttttctttatttttttgtaatcGATAATTCACAATGTTGCTTTTTTTCAAAAAGTATTACTACCAAAAGAAAGTCCCTTACTTTagtaaatgaaaataaaattaatcgTGATAAGAAAAATATCATAGTGTTAATACCCCCACTTCTCCAATTTATGTGAcatagtttgactcggcacatagaaagaaaagaaattttttgaaacttgtggtctcaAACATGCCAGAACATTTGTGTGGCTCTAAAACTTTTGAAGTTTGTGGTCTTAAAAAtgccataacatttgtgtggctataaaagcttctcattaagagtaACATAGAAAGCTTAAAGTTTAAGTATTTTCAAATATGAAAtgtatcattctttttgaaacagaCTAATAAGGAAATAGTGTCGCATAAACTGGAACGGGGGGAGTAGCTAGAAAATCCCACATTCATTAGAAGGTGCAAGTAGCACACATAGAGGATAAAATGAGAGACAGCTGCTTGAGATGGTTTGGTCATATATGCCTTATGTCAACCACCAATTACATTGGTCCGTAGGTGTAAAATCATGGCAAGCAAGGCTTATAAGAGGTGGTAGACCAAAAATTACATGAAAGAAAGTTGTCTCAAAAGGCGTACAATCTCTAGGAAACCATGCAAGCCTAACAATTAATAAGgtataatgaaagaaaacaatcTATATAGAGGATACCAATTAGAGGAATTAATTTTTAGTTACGGTCGTACGTTTAATTAGATCCAATATTTCCTAAGGGACTTTTAGTCTTGTCAGAGATTTATATGCCAGTAAACAATATAGAGAACCTCtagtgttttttattttttatttatcatAATATTGGACTGAGATGATCTTAAATAGAGCGACACAGAAGTTGGAGATTCATATAGACAACCCTAACTTGCTTTCAATCAAAGTAGAAGTACCATTGAATGTAAATGGGGCACGTTAAAAGAATAAAGCAGCATCTACAGAAGCCAATCAGCTCAAATAAGAAAAATTGCATCAATTGGAGAACGATGCCAATCAAGAAATTGCAGACACAGTTAAATAGCAATATAATAGGTGCACCCCAGCTGTTACAAATCACTCCTTCAAACTCCCATAAATAAAGATAGGTTGGAAGTGGTAAAATTTAAAgaatcttttttctttctttttaaaggTTTGAAGGACCTTAAATCATATGGCTTAGCAGCACCTTCTGCAAAGTAATTGTAACTAAAGCAAAGTTCTATTTATGCACACAAATAACAATAGCCAATTGTTGGTGACAAGATAAGGATAACAGCACAAACTTGGAGTCCACAGAACTGGAACCTTACATTTAGAAGATTTTTAAATGATTGGGTGCTAAGCAGAGTGACTGACTTCTATAGTATGCTACACAACTTCAGGGGAACCACAGAACAAGAAGACTGAAGAAGAAGACGGGCTGGTATGCAACAGGAATAACAATGGAATATTCTCAGTAAAATCAGCTTACAGGATTTTAAACAGAAGTCACCAGCATTTTGGGCCCTGGCACTGGAAACACATATGGAAGACGAAAATACCCCTTAAAGTGAATTTTGCTGGCCAGTGGTGAAACAGGTTGTTCTGACTCATGACAATCTGATAGAGAGGATTGCCTTTGTGCTCAAAATGTTTTTTGGTGTGGAATTGAAATGAAACAATAAGCCATCTCTTCACACTGTCAGGTTAACAGTAGATTATGGCAGTTGTTCATGAGCATGAAAGGCCTAATTTGGGCAATGCCTTGGAGAAGTTATGAGATGTTGGCATGTCGGAATGGCTCAGGTATAGGCACAGGTCAGAGGGGGTGGTGGAACATTATCCCAGCATGTATTTGGTACACAATATGGAGGGAGAGTAACTCaagatgttttgaagatttggCTAATCATGATCAGATGAACAAGATGAATTgcatatttttgttttatttttggtgtaaagaaGCACTTGTACAAGATACAGAGTCCCTAGTAGATCTCATTGACTCCTTGTAACTGTTACAAATTTGGTTTTTGTCTTTTTGGGGGTTTTATAACCATGTTACCCCTAGCACAATCTTTGTGCAAGGGCTTTCCTTTTTAATATATTGAAATCTGTTACCTTCTAAAAAAAAGGATAACAGCAGAATATAAACACAGACAAAACAGTAAAAACGTTAACAGCAAGATTATCCGTCATGCAAAGCACCACccagaaaagaaaattaaaacatCAAAATTCTCAGCTGTGAGTAATAGAATTCATGAAAAACTGTTCAGGAGAAACAAACCTTTTGCGTCTTCAAAAGAACCCCAGAGCTCAATCAAACAGCACAAGTAATGACTTCAAGCAAATCCCTCACAGATTAAGATGCACAAAAGGCAGCTTAAAAAGTAACAGATACTGAAATCACGAACGAAAATAGGATTAAACGGATTCACTACATATCCTAGTTCATGTAAGTGCATTATTATCAACACCTCTAACCTCGTGAACTTCAAATTCCAATAGAATAACTAAGCATATAATTAGCCATACTAGATCTCAGTCCAAActcaaaaaaaagtaaaatatttatTACTAGTTCCTAACAAAAACTCAGTCCTCAAAACACAGTCAATAATAAGGATAAATGCAAATAAGTGTGTTCAAGCACATAAAGCGATCAAAGTTCAAGTACTGAACTTTAGTTGAAGCTTAACATACAAAACTGAATAATCAATAAAGCTTAAGCATACATTAGTAATAAAATCAGTTTATAGAatactaataaaaaaaattctagtaCGTTAAAAATTCTCGTTTATAAAATGAGCGAATTACCTGAAAATTGCGAATGAGATAGTAATAGCAGATTACACTCTCGGATTGAATAAATCAAAAACGGCGCCGAATTGAAAccctagagagagaaagtgagtGAGAGTGGGGAAGGCCAGAAGGGGGAAAGAGAGAGAAACAGCGAGAGATCAAGCGGATGGATGTTAAAGTCGAACTTGAATTGAATTAAGCATAATCTATATCTGTGCTATTGTTTTTCTGCTTCTATTTTAATTGGGTAGTAATCTGCTACGTGCCGGGACCAGGGAAGTTTGAAAATCCAATTGGTTCCTTGTTTATATACACGCGCAGGGGTGAACGATGCGATTGGAGGAGTAATACCTATTTTAGTTTTGTCAGGTTACTGCTTGTTGTTGTACGGTTAACTGGTGGTACTAGTTTACTTTGGCCGGGTTAATGAAACTAGTCATATTTAAACAATTGTTCAACTTGAAGTAAACACAACTATTACTACAAAATAGGGTAtacaaaccgaaccgaaaaatTACATCAAATCGAAAAGTCAAATTAAACTGATTAAAAAATCCtgctaggtttggtttgattttgtttGGTGTTGAGTaaaaaaaacccgaaccaaaccaacatataaatatataatttttatatatacttttaagattttatatagaattttctttaaaaaatatctagaaatatttgggattctcttacggaaaataatattttataaaatataaagtgctccatatttattaactttaaaaagtgggttgtatgatcactttcttatcaagtgttactaaaatgcgtcaatctctttgttcttccatattcatatgtcaagatctattaaattatttatatctttttcgaatttgaagtggttattattatttaggtatcatattaatttttatatttaattactaaattcaGTTAACCATGAAAATGTAAATTGACGAAAAATTATTATCTGAAGattaaaaaataactatcatgtgttactaagaaaattctcccataataatattttaatatataatgtgtttttaaaatttttaataaacatatatttatttatcaaaaatttaacaaagtaagattgaaataatatttaagtaataaaaaCCCTGAAAACCCAAAACAAAactgaaccaatccaaaccgatatagttagtttagtttagttttgataaaaatcgaacaaACCCAGTCCATATACACCCCTACTACAAAGTATAAAGGACCTTGGTAGGAAATTTATAATCTTAGAAGATTGTTTATCCTCAAAATcaaataacaattgaatttataagtagttttaaggatacgtggactaacttgatacaaaatgataaattagatcgcaattgaaataaataatgataaagtaaaggcaaaccacacgaattgaataGTTTCAACTTTGGAAGGTTAGCCACCCTCGAGCCGAACGTATTTCGATAGATATCAAGACAGAGGAATAAGAACTTAAagagaataataatatattgctttggaataTATCCAATGAATTAtcagactcccctttatatagtagaggagtcctactttaggtaaaattctataaaaggtaaaaattcctAGATTAGTTGATTGTCAGTTCCTTACTGATACAcgccgagattcccgccgtaataTCCGACCGGTTATGGATATTTCGGTTTTCTGTTGGTTATGCTAATAATATTTCTTCGATTCCGATCGGGGCTAAGGTCGACTCCGGGATTACGGACTCAATATTTTCGAAGGCAGGCATTTTGACCCCGGGTTCTAGATCGGTGGAACTTGGGGTCGATCTTCAGCCTTTGGTTGTCACATTCCGATCCTATCCTGCCATGTCGTAGGCGAGCtcaatttcgaccgtatacatatagtcccctcattttttggagagcagacgacgagaaacgacatgagcttccGATCCTGATTTCGATACCCCGCGATAGAAATGACAAAATAGTCaaaacgtctcgtcagtcaagtcttaatggcattaaatgcttgTCAGTTGTTGGTCGGCCATTCCTAGATGTGAATCGTCGCTGGAAAACTATAAATACCGCCTCATTTGT
This window encodes:
- the LOC107813226 gene encoding importin subunit beta-1, whose product is MAMEVTQLLLNAQSVDSTARKHAEETLKQFQEQNLPGFLLSLSGELASEDKPVDSRKLAGLILKNALDAKEQHRKYELVKRWLSLDVTVKTQIKTCLLQTLSSPAPDARSTASQVIAKVAGIELPQKQWPELIGSLLSNQQLPAHVRQATLETLGYLCEEVSLDVLEQDQVNKILTAVVQGMNAEEGNNDVRLAATRALYNALGFAQANFNNDMERDFIMRVVCQATLSPEVKIRQAAFECLVSISSTYYEKLAPYIQDIFSITAKAVREDEEPVALQAIEFWSSICDEEIDILEDYGGEFTADSDVPCYNFIKQALPALVPMLLETLLKQEEDQDQDEGAWNLAMAGGTCLGLVSRTVGDDIVPLVMPFIEENITKPDWRQREAATYAFGSILEGPSPDKLTPIVNVALSFMLTALTKDPNSHVKDTTAWTLGRIFEFLHGSTVEIPIITPANCQQIITVLLQSMKDAPNVAEKACGALYFLSQGYGDVGASSPLTPFFPEIVQSLLTVTHREDAGESRLRTAAYEALNEVVRCSTDETAPMVLQLVPVIMMELHQSLEAQKLSSDEREKQSELQGLLCGCLQVLIQKLGASEPTKYVFLQYADQIMSLFLKVFACRSATVHEEAMLAIGALAYTTGADFAKYMPEFYKYLEMGLQNFEEYQVCAVTIGVVGDVCRALEDRILPYCDGIMTQLLKDLSSNQLHRSVKPPIFSCFGDIALAIGENFEKYLMYSMPMLQSAAELSAHTSGADDDMIEYTNLLRNGILEAYSAIFQGFKNSPKTQLLIPYAPHILQFLDSIYMEKDMDDVVMKTAIGVLGDLADTLGSNAGSLIQQSVSSKDFLNECLSSDDHLIKESAEWAQMAISRAISV